A stretch of Garra rufa chromosome 11, GarRuf1.0, whole genome shotgun sequence DNA encodes these proteins:
- the trhr2 gene encoding thyrotropin releasing hormone receptor 2 gives MQENVSSRMDTPTNISLVGSGDAVSESLEYKTVSVFLVLLVCGVGIVGNIMVVLVVLTTRHMRTPTNCYLVSLAVADLMVLVAAGLPNISESLMATWVYGQTGCLGITYFQYLGINASSCSITAFTVERYIAICHPMRAQTVCTVSRAKRIIAGVWAFTCVYCMLWLFLVDIQVNPDGRVQCGYRVSRDLYLPIYLIDFAIFYVIPLLLAIALYGLIARILYLNPLPHPPDSGTITAPTLRRSCKEPIDAGKAGRQGRPKSALSSRKQVTKMLAVVVVLFALLWMPYRTLVLINSFVSTPYLDAWFLLFCRICIYANSAINPVVYNLMSQKFRSAFRGLYRCRREDVHQRTLSMLQSGYSLGRDPRLCSNTNGTPKKTVSVTPELKPNKGMANNKENMDKLNSDGVKNEIEPNFKKNAVENCNIDELRSSANKEMPTVENVDMSKINDNGKIMEESDNTAQDIIADMSNTEQTQLAEGEFKSTLGEAEQNDTKLNHSIV, from the exons ATGCAAGAAAATGTGAGCTCCAGAATGGACACCCCCACCAACATCTCCCTGGTGGGGTCCGGGGACGCCGTGTCCGAGTCCCTGGAGTATAAAACGGTATCTGTGTTCCTGGTGCTGCTGGTATGTGGCGTGGGCATAGTGGGAAACATCATGGTCGTGCTGGTGGTTCTTACCACGCGGCACATGCGTACACCCACCAACTGCTATCTGGTTAGCTTGGCCGTGGCAGACCTGATGGTCCTGGTGGCCGCGGGTCTGCCGAACATCTCAGAGAGCCTGATGGCCACCTGGGTGTACGGGCAGACTGGGTGCCTGGGCATCACCTACTTTCAGTATCTTGGTATTAATGCGTCCTCCTGTTCGATCACAGCCTTCACTGTGGAAAG ATACATCGCTATATGTCACCCAATGAGGGCTCAAACTGTCTGCACGGTATCCCGAGCTAAACGCATCATTGCTGGGGTGTGGGCTTTCACCTGTGTTTACTGTATGCTCTGGCTGTTCCTGGTGGACATCCAGGTGAACCCTGACGGTCGTGTTCAGTGCGGCTACCGCGTCTCTCGAGACCTCTATCTGCCTATTTACCTGATCGACTTCGCCATCTTCTACGTGATCCCGCTGCTTCTGGCCATCGCTCTTTACGGTCTCATCGCCCGAATCCTTTACCTGAATCCTCTGCCCCACCCACCGGACTCGGGTACCATAACCGCTCCCACTCTCAGGAGGAGCTGCAAAGAACCAATAGACGCCGGAAAAGCGGGTCGCCAGGGACGGCCAAAGAGCGCGCTTTCTTCCCGAAAACAg GTCACTAAGATGCTTGCAGTGGTGGTTGTGCTCTTCGCCCTGCTGTGGATGCCATATAGGACCCTGGTTCTCATTAACTCCTTCGTGAGCACGCCATACCTGGATGCCTGGTTCCTGCTCTTCTGCAGAATCTGCATTTACGCCAACAGTGCGATCAACCCTGTCGTTTATAACCTGATGTCCCAGAAGTTTCGCTCGGCCTTCCGTGGGCTGTACCGCTGCCGTAGGGAAGACGTGCACCAGCGGACGCTCTCCATGCTCCAGAGCGGATACAGCCTTGGAAGGGACCCCCGACTTTGCAGCAACACCAATGGCACACCTAAGAAAACCGTTTCAGTCACTCCTGAGCTGAAACCAAACAAAGGTATGGCGAACAACAAGGAAAATATGGACAAGCTAAATAGTGATGGCGTAAAAAATGAGATTGAGCCAAACTTCAAGAAAAACGCAGTTGAAAACTGCAACATTGATGAATTGAGAAGCTCAGCTAACAAGGAGATGCCTACAGTGGAGAACGTGGACATGAGCAAGATTAATGATAATGGGAAAATAATGGAGGAAAGCGATAATACCGCTCAGGATATTATCGCTGACATGAGCAACACAGAGCAGACACAACTAGCCGAAGGTGAATTCAAATCTACTCTGGGGGAAGCAGAACAGAATGACACAAAGTTAAATCACAGCATTGTATAG